From a region of the Lactuca sativa cultivar Salinas chromosome 4, Lsat_Salinas_v11, whole genome shotgun sequence genome:
- the LOC111914058 gene encoding cyclic nucleotide-gated ion channel 18, producing MMNRVLTTPATRLRQQFTRPTSNTIATDKANSATFWHYQILDPNGEAVTRWYQFFLVVCLVSLFIDPLYFYLPYVGGDTCMTKDHAAAIAINTWRSFADIFFVVHIVMKFRTAFIAPSSKVFGRGELVMDKRQIARRYLKSDFVIDVAAMLPLPQIVHKLIIPATNKNTKDHANNTLSLIVLIQYIPRLFVIFPLNQRIIKSTGFVAKTAWAGAAYNLLLYMLASHVLGATWYSMSIGRQHSCWQQGCKEEMAEKVCMSFLDCKSIDNPDRKKWLESTSLRTLCDASNESSPFKFGMFADAFTSEVASSKFFEKYLYCLWWGLRNLSSYGQNLDTSIYIGETLFCIFICIGGLILFAQLIGNMQTYLQSMTLRLEEWRIKRRDTEEWMRHRQLPEELADRIRRFVQYKWLATRGVDEEYILQSLPIDLRREIQRHLCLNLVRRVPFFSQMDDNLLDAICERLVSSLSTQGTYIVREDDPVNEMLFIIRGQLESSTTDGGRSGFFNSITLRPGDFCGEELLTWALLPNATSYPSSTRSVRTLTEVEGFALRAEDLKFVANQFKYLHSKKLQHAFRYYSHQWRTWGAALIQATWRKYKRRKLAKELALQELMEGFYYEESGTDGTPGSSSEQQFGVGATVLASRFATNTRKGIGHHKVGSVDSSTSLKMPQLFKPDEPRF from the exons ATGATGAATCGGGTGCTGACAACGCCTGCCACCCGTCTCCGCCAACAATTTACGCGGCCGACGTCGAATACAATTGCCACAGATAAAGCTAACAGCGCGACGTTTTGGCATTACCAGATCCTCGATCCAAACGGAGAAGCTGTGACTCGATGGTACCAATTTTTCCTCGTGGTGTGCCTCGTCTCTCTCTTCATCGATCCCCTTTATTTCTACCTTCCATACGTCGGCGGAGACACCTGCATGACCAAAGATCACGCCGCCGCGATCGCCATCAATACCTGGCGTTCATTTGCAGATATTTTCTTCGTCGTTCACATCGTCATGAAGTTTCGCACTGCGTTTATTGCTCCAAGCTCTAAGGTTTTCGGCAGAggcgaactcgttatggacaagCGTCAGATTGCTCGGCGATATTTGAAGTCTGATTTCGTAATTGATGTCGCTGCTATGCTTCCATTACCCCAG ATAGTTCACAAGCTGATCATACCAGCAACAAATAAGAACACCAAAGATCATGCTAACAATACACTATCACTCATCGTTCTGATTCAGTACATCCCTCGATTGTTTGTGATTTTTCCACTAAATCAGCGGATTATAAAATCTACAGGGTTTGTAGCTAAGACAGCTTGGGCAGGAGCTGCTTACAATCTTCTACTTTACATGCTTGCTAGTCAT GTCCTTGGGGCTACATGGTATTCGATGTCTATAGGGAGACAGCATTCATGTTGGCAACAAGGGTGTAAAGAGGAGATGGCTGAAAAAGTTTGTATGAGTTTTTTGGATTGTAAAAGCATTGATAATCCAGATCGCAAGAAATGGCTTGAATCCACAAGTCTGAGAACTCTATGTGATGCTAGCAATGAATCTTCTCCTTTTAAATTTGGAATGTTTGCAGATGCTTTCACAAGCGAAGTTGCTTCTTCCAAGTTCTTCGAGAAGTATTTATATTGCCTTTGGTGGGGTTTGAGAAATTTGAG TTCATATGGACAGAATCTGGACACGAGCATCTATATAGGAGAGACGTTGTTCTGCATCTTCATATGTATCGGAGGCTTGATTCTATTCGCACAATTGATAGGAAACAtgcag ACGTATTTGCAATCGATGACGTTAAGACTGGAAGAGTGGAGGATTAAAAGAAGAGACACGGAGGAGTGGATGAGACACCGACAGTTACCGGAGGAATTAGCAGACAGAATCCGGCGATTTGTTCAGTATAAATGGCTGGCGACGAGAGGCGTCGATGAAGAATATATTCTCCAGTCTTTACCCATCGATCTCCGCCGTGAAATCCAACGCCACCTCTGCCTTAACCTTGTTCGACGA GTCCCATTCTTCTCACAAATGGACGACAACCTTCTGGACGCGATCTGTGAACGCCTGGTGTCATCCCTAAGCACACAGGGCACATACATTGTTCGCGAAGATGATCCAGTAAATGAGATGTTGTTCATAATCCGCGGACAACTAGAATCCTCAACAACAGACGGCGGAAGATCTGGATTCTTCAATTCAATCACCCTCCGACCCGGCGACTTTTGTGGCGAAGAGCTACTAACGTGGGCCCTACTCCCCAACGCCACAAGCTACCCTTCCTCCACAAGATCTGTTCGAACCCTAACCGAAGTCGAAGGCTTTGCGTTACGCGCCGAAGATTTAAAATTCGTCGCGAATCAGTTCAAATACCTCCACAGTAAAAAACTCCAACACGCGTTCCGGTATTATTCCCATCAATGGCGGACATGGGGCGCAGCTTTAATTCAAGCAACATGGCGCAAATATAAAAGAAGAAAGCTCGCAAAGGAATTGGCTCTTCAGGAGTTGATGGAAGGGTTTTATTATGAGGAGTCGGGCACCGATGGTACTCCAGGCAGCAGCAGCGAGCAGCAGTTTGGGGTTGGGGCGACTGTTTTGGCGTCGAGGTTTGCTACGAATACGAGAAAAGGAATCGGTCATCACAAAGTTGGTTCTGTTGATTCGTCTACGAGTCTTAAAATGCCTCAATTGTTTAAACCGGATGAGCCTAGGTTTTGA
- the LOC111914059 gene encoding uncharacterized protein LOC111914059 → MMSETALRDLNLLPKSERTNESSSKDILTKPYVEPRKNIVPLVEPPVKGTEDAHASADVAVAEVEYIESEKLEDLEDVENSLKVLLSGLESKEWVSLCETLNNVRRFSIYHKEALHDMLDNVITLVVKALKNPRSAVCKTAIMTSADIFKAFGDLVVDSLDPMLVQLLLKSSQDKRFVCEAAEKALITLTISVSPVLLLPKLQPYLKHRNPRIRAKASLCVSRSVPQLGADGIKEYGIDKLIQIASSQLSDQLPESREAARALLLDLQTAYIKSPVLAPQQDIDIPVPPPSDQSEQDTSSSSSEQQPQPPPQVQYYSWDQFCESNLPKLSAQAVLRVTTSVTREGL, encoded by the exons ATGATGTCTGAAACTGCTCTTAGAGATCTTAATTTGCTACCTAAATCTGAAAGAACAAACGAGAGCTCAAGTAAAGACATCTTAACAAAGCCATATGTTGAACCAAGAAAAAACATTGTTCCTTTAGTTGAACCACCTGTGAAAGGAACCGAAGATGCACATGCTAGCGCTGATGTGGCAGTTGCAGAAGTTGAATACATTGAATCTGAAaaacttgaagatcttgaagatgtTGAAAATAGTCTCAAA GTGCTTCTATCTGGATTAGAGTCTAAAGAGTGGGTTTCCCTTTGTGAAACACTCAACAATGTACGTCGTTTTTCAATATACCACAAGGAAGCCTTGCATGACATGCT GGACAATGTGATTACCCTTGTTGTGAAAGCCTTGAAGAATCCAAGAAGTGCTGTTTGCAAAACTGCAATCATGACATCTGCTGACATTTTCAAAGCATTTGGGGACCTTGTAGTTGATTCATTGGATCCTATG CTCGTGCAACTTCTTCTGAAATCTTCTCAAGACAAGAGATTTGTATGTGAGGCTGCTGAAAAGGCTTTAATAACTTTAACAATTTCAGTTTCCCCTGTTTTGTTGTTACCTAAATTGCAACCTTATCTTAAACACCGAAATCCTCGTATTCGTGCAAAGGCTTCATTGTGTGTTTCTCGTAGTGTCCCACAACTT GGGGCTGATGGAATCAAAGAATACGGGATTGACAAATTGATTCAAATCGCTTCATCTCAACTAAGCGACCAGCTGCCCGAATCACGGGAGGCTGCCCGAGCCCTCCTATTGGACCTACAAACCGCATACATTAAATCCCCTGTTTTGGCTCCACAACAAGACATTGACATACCAGTACCACCACCTTCTGACCAATCAGAACAGGACACGTCATCATCGTCATCTGAACAACAACCTCAACCTCCTCCTCAGGTACAATATTATTCTTGGGACCAATTCTGTGAGTCTAATCTTCCAAAATTAAGTGCACAAGCCGTCCTACGTGTCACTACTAGTGTTACACGTGAGGGTTTGTAA